In the Coriobacteriia bacterium genome, one interval contains:
- a CDS encoding polysaccharide deacetylase family protein, producing MGKTYYWVFVALAVMAIAAAIYFSGAEKTVLSSSCIVTYQGTKQKATTRTTVDEFVKKVGNPTALPGNLLGLDESVIETGTGDPLLYAIDDAIVPGSTYLRNGDVVSTVNGASRKEHTVKIIKEGRVGFTRIGNGPVVSVASAGRDPIVTTVKGEKSGIVVSKKETLIGIKPEVLYREYRNDKNKVVALTFDDGPNPGETGKILAILKKENAKATFFMIGTNVEKYPVLAKKVSDSGNQVALHSYHHVSLTTKSFATIKNEILKGKAVILKATGKVPTWMRPPYGAVDGTVYDAIKNANLGVAFWNVDTIDWRRPGKQRIINRAVFGMSPGVVILMHDGAGNRSQTVKALPGIIGEYRDAGYRFVTIEEYFELLSNK from the coding sequence ATGGGTAAGACGTATTACTGGGTGTTCGTCGCTTTGGCAGTGATGGCCATTGCGGCAGCAATCTATTTCAGCGGTGCCGAAAAGACGGTGCTTTCGTCGAGTTGCATCGTGACCTATCAAGGAACGAAGCAAAAAGCAACCACACGAACCACCGTCGACGAATTTGTAAAGAAAGTCGGCAACCCGACGGCGCTGCCGGGTAACCTTCTCGGTCTCGACGAATCGGTTATCGAGACCGGTACGGGAGACCCCCTTTTGTATGCGATCGATGATGCAATCGTTCCGGGATCGACTTACTTGAGGAACGGCGATGTCGTCTCGACCGTGAATGGAGCGAGTCGCAAAGAACACACCGTCAAAATCATCAAAGAGGGTCGCGTGGGATTCACCCGTATCGGGAACGGACCTGTCGTTTCGGTGGCGTCAGCCGGAAGGGATCCGATCGTGACGACCGTTAAGGGTGAGAAGAGCGGTATCGTCGTGTCGAAGAAAGAAACGCTGATCGGCATTAAGCCGGAGGTTTTATACCGAGAATATCGAAACGACAAAAATAAGGTCGTCGCATTGACCTTCGACGATGGTCCGAACCCGGGTGAGACAGGGAAAATCTTGGCTATTCTGAAGAAAGAGAATGCGAAAGCGACCTTTTTCATGATCGGAACGAATGTCGAGAAATATCCTGTGCTTGCAAAAAAAGTGAGTGACTCGGGAAACCAGGTGGCGCTTCACTCATACCACCACGTTTCACTGACCACAAAATCCTTTGCAACCATCAAAAATGAAATTTTGAAAGGGAAAGCCGTCATCCTCAAAGCAACAGGAAAAGTCCCGACTTGGATGCGACCGCCCTATGGGGCTGTGGACGGGACGGTCTATGATGCAATTAAAAATGCGAATTTGGGTGTCGCATTTTGGAACGTCGACACCATCGACTGGCGGAGGCCGGGCAAGCAAAGAATCATCAATCGGGCCGTGTTCGGCATGAGCCCGGGTGTGGTTATTTTGATGCATGACGGCGCTGGGAACAGGTCGCAAACGGTCAAAGCTCTTCCGGGCATCATCGGTGAGTATCGGGATGCCGGCTATCGATTCGTTACCATCGAAGAATACTTTGAACTATTAAGTAATAAGTAA
- a CDS encoding nitronate monooxygenase — protein sequence MKTRVTELLRIDTPIIQGAMAWVANASLAGAVSAAGGLGIIAAGAAPLDWIEEQVKIARTMTTNPIGVNVMLMNPQSPEIALLLAELRVDVITTGAGNPSPYIDAWKEAGCRVVPVVPSSALAARMERSGADAVIAEGSEAGGHIGELTTMALIPQVCDTVSIPVIAAGGIADGRGMVAAFALGAEAVQIGTRFLTIDECTIADAYKQKVISAKDSDTIVTGRASGHPVRGLKNAFSRNVRRMEADPSVGADELEEYFAGSLRRAVQGDADNGSLMAGQVACLVHERKTAREVIVDLMVEAEALGARDLLQMASCNATRIRAGVGEE from the coding sequence ATGAAAACACGTGTGACAGAACTGTTGAGAATAGATACTCCCATTATCCAAGGAGCCATGGCGTGGGTTGCCAATGCAAGTCTGGCCGGCGCGGTAAGCGCAGCAGGCGGTCTCGGTATCATCGCCGCCGGTGCTGCCCCTTTGGATTGGATCGAGGAGCAAGTCAAGATCGCGCGCACGATGACGACTAATCCCATCGGTGTCAACGTCATGCTGATGAATCCGCAATCCCCCGAAATAGCCCTTTTGCTGGCCGAGCTCAGAGTCGATGTGATCACCACCGGAGCCGGCAATCCCTCGCCCTATATCGACGCGTGGAAAGAGGCCGGCTGCAGAGTCGTCCCCGTCGTTCCGTCGAGTGCTCTCGCCGCCCGGATGGAGCGATCCGGAGCCGATGCCGTCATCGCCGAAGGTTCGGAGGCCGGCGGGCACATCGGTGAGCTCACCACCATGGCGCTCATCCCCCAAGTATGCGACACCGTTTCAATTCCCGTCATCGCTGCCGGCGGCATTGCGGACGGACGTGGTATGGTCGCGGCATTTGCTCTCGGCGCCGAAGCTGTGCAAATAGGCACGCGCTTCCTCACGATCGATGAATGCACAATCGCCGATGCCTATAAACAGAAAGTCATTTCCGCAAAAGACTCGGATACGATAGTAACTGGTCGTGCGAGTGGTCATCCGGTTCGCGGATTGAAGAATGCCTTCTCACGTAACGTCCGTCGTATGGAGGCGGACCCATCGGTCGGTGCCGATGAGCTCGAAGAGTATTTTGCCGGCTCGCTGCGTCGGGCCGTTCAAGGCGATGCCGACAACGGCTCTTTGATGGCCGGGCAAGTGGCCTGCCTCGTTCATGAGCGCAAGACGGCACGCGAGGTTATCGTCGACTTGATGGTCGAGGCCGAAGCGCTCGGTGCGCGAGACCTTTTGCAGATGGCGTCGTGTAATGCGACCCGCATTCGAGCCGGCGTGGGCGAAGAGTAG